Within the Candidatus Reidiella endopervernicosa genome, the region GCTCCAGCTGCTCCAACAGTGCGTAGTACTTGTACTGCCAGTTACCGCCTGATGCGTCTTCTGCCATTACCCACTCTACCTTCTAGTGTTGTTCATTCGTCGATGTAGAGCCCCTTCGGCAGACGCAGCTCCATCGCGATCGGCAGGTGGTCCGAGAAGGGGTATTTCAATACCCCGATTTTACATACCTTGAGCGTCGGCGATACCAGAATATGGTCGATATTCTTCTCCGGTCGCCAGCTAGGGAAGGTGTGCAGGCCGTGCACCGGTTCATGCAGGTCGGTCTTGCTGCTCAGCATGCGAATCTCTTCACTCTCGGAGACACAGTTCAGATCACCCATCAGGATCACATGGCGATAGCTCGAGACTAGCTCGCTGATGAAATCGAGTTGACGCATTCGTGCGCGTTTACCGAGCGCAAGGTGGATGATAATCACTACCAGCGGATCATCCTTACCGCCGAACTCGACCTTCAACACACCCCGACCCGGTATCACTCCGGGCAGCTTATGTTCACTAACATGGGTTGGTTTGATCTGGCTCAGCATGCCAATGCTGTGTTGCGCCAGCTTGCCGAGATTACGGTTGGTCTTGTCGTACCAGTGGGGAATGTGGCCACGGTGGGCGATGTACTCGGTCTGGTTGATAAATCCGCTGCGCAGACTGCCAGAATCGACCTCCTGCAGGCCAGCAATATCGAACTCGCTGGCCAGCTGGGCAACACGCGCCAGGTTATCCATCCGCTCCGAGTGGGGCAGCAGGTGTTTCCAGCTATGGGTGATGTAGTTGTGGTAGTTGCGGGTAGTGATACCCGCCTGGATGTTATAGCTGAGCAGACGTAACGGGCGATCGTGTCCGATCCGTTCGACTGGCTGCTGCGCTACAGCGACACTGCCACTGTTCATCAATCCCCCTAGATTGGACAGACCATCTCACCGAGCTGCTCGGTAAGCTTCAGGTT harbors:
- a CDS encoding endonuclease/exonuclease/phosphatase family protein; the encoded protein is MNSGSVAVAQQPVERIGHDRPLRLLSYNIQAGITTRNYHNYITHSWKHLLPHSERMDNLARVAQLASEFDIAGLQEVDSGSLRSGFINQTEYIAHRGHIPHWYDKTNRNLGKLAQHSIGMLSQIKPTHVSEHKLPGVIPGRGVLKVEFGGKDDPLVVIIIHLALGKRARMRQLDFISELVSSYRHVILMGDLNCVSESEEIRMLSSKTDLHEPVHGLHTFPSWRPEKNIDHILVSPTLKVCKIGVLKYPFSDHLPIAMELRLPKGLYIDE